The Papaver somniferum cultivar HN1 chromosome 3, ASM357369v1, whole genome shotgun sequence genome includes a region encoding these proteins:
- the LOC113360170 gene encoding uncharacterized protein LOC113360170: protein MWKDGISCDIVSTVYNIIHVVVRLDSSKPEALISFMYGLTYSDPKKEQWNFMRDLSQDVFQPWLVIDDLNFHLDGNDNSTNSWVHNKVRDSGIMDVGFEGKNYTWTNNSFGTGSKRARIDLALGNNDWFINFSQAKLLHLNFIGSDHCPIPLITDPIPRNLWRPFKVFSTWINHDSFRATMDSAWNLNVHGSPAFQLKLKQQSARLTLSQWNKMEFGDIHQNIKSIQIQLENTQSDSSSSEKISRVKALTNDLKNWYSIQTEFYKLKSRDKNISDLDNNTRYFHSLVNKRLHVNNINIICDCAGTWYSDRSDISNILTAHFKNVSTTSNPCLPDDAFDIIPAILTLKIMSF, encoded by the coding sequence ATGTGGAAGGATGGAATTAGTTGTGACATCGTTTCGACTGTTTATAACATCATTCATGTTGTTGTTAGACTAGACTCTAGTAAGCCTGAAGCATTGATATCTTTTATGTATGGTTTAACCTATTCTGACCCAAAGAAAGAGCAATGGAATTTTATGCGTGATCTTAGTCAAGATGTTTTTCAGCCTTGGTTAGTAATAGATGATCTTAATTTTCATTTAGATGGGAATGATAATAGCACTAATTCTTGGGTTCATAATAAAGTTAGGGATTCAGGTATTATGGATGTTGGTTTTGAAGGAAAAAACTATACTTGGACTAATAATAGTTTTGGGACAGGAAGTAAGAGAGCCAGAATTGATTTGGCTCTAGGTAATAATGACTGGTTCATAAATTTTTCTCAAGCTAAGCTTTTACACTTGAATTTTATTGGGTCTGATCATTGTCCTATTCCCTTGATTACTGATCCTATTCCTAGAAATCTTTGGAGACCTTTCAAGGTTTTTAGTACTTGGATTAATCATGACTCTTTTAGAGCTACTATGGATTCTGCTTGGAACTTGAATGTGCATGGTAGCCCTGCATTTCAACTTAAGCTTAAACAACAAAGTGCAAGGCTAACCTTATCTCAATGGAATAAGATGGAGTTTGGTGATATCCACCAGAACATCAAAAGTATTCAGATTCAGCTAGAGAACACTCAAAGTGATTCTAGTTCTAGTGAAAAAATTAGTAGAGTGAAAGCTCTTACTAATGACTTGAAAAATTGGTACAGTATCCAAACTGAATTTTACAAATTAAAATCTAGGGATAAGAATATTTCTGACTTGGATAACAATACTAGATATTTTCACTCTCTTGTGAATAAAAGGCTGCATGTCAATAACattaatattatttgtgattgtgCTGGTACTTGGTATAGTGACAGGTCTGATATTAGTAATATTCTCACTGCACATTTTAAAAATGTTAGTACTACCTCTAATCCATGCTTACCTGATGATGCGTTTGATATTATTCCTGCTATTCTTACTTTGAAGATAATGAGTTTTTGA